The following are encoded together in the Lathyrus oleraceus cultivar Zhongwan6 chromosome 3, CAAS_Psat_ZW6_1.0, whole genome shotgun sequence genome:
- the LOC127130701 gene encoding uncharacterized protein LOC127130701 produces the protein MGQNVQQAVPLPVYSDARPVIHTVVPPAAYARHIPHYEDQNHMYQTVDSTVAGDEVRFEDFREVKENMQLLEKKFRDLEGDHVFGSAAKEMCLVSGLVIPAKFKTPDFDKYKGHTCPKSHLIMYYRKMAAHVEDDKLMIHCFQDSLSGASSKWYLSLDQNRIRSFQDLSDAFIKHYKYNMDMAPDRRQLQSMFQHDKESFKEYAQRWRELASQVEPPLAEKELAELFIDTVQPQFYEKMVGSASLGFSELVAIGARVEYGVRNGKLAAVVGTSNANQKKFSGGFPRKKEGETNVVTAGQGRAPPRRRPQQ, from the coding sequence ATGGGGCAAAATGTCCAACAAGCCGTGCCATTACCGGTTTACTCTGACGCACGTCCAGTCATCCATACTGTGGTTCCACCAGCTGCCTATGCTAGGCATATTCCTCACTATGAAGATCAAAACCACATGTATCAGACTGTTGACTCAACCGTTGCTGGTGACGAAGTAAGGTTTGAGGATTTCAGAGAAGTAAAGGAGAACATGCAGCTCCTTGAGAAGAAGTTCCGAGATTTAGAGGGAGATCACGTCTTTGGATCTGCTGCCAAAGAAATGTGCCTTGTATCTGGGTTGGTGATTCCAGCAAAATTCAAAACTCCGGACTTCGACAAATACAAGGGGCATACTTGTCCAAAGagccatctcatcatgtattaTCGAAAAATGGCTGCACACGTGGAGGACGACAAGTTGATGATCCACTGCTTTCAAGACAGCTTAAGTGGGGCTTCTTCCAAATGGTATCTAAGTCTGGATCAGAATAGGATCAGGAGTTTCCAAGACCTGTCAGACGCGTTCATAAAACattacaaatataatatggacatggcgcctgacagaagACAGTTGCAGAGCATGTTCCAGCATGACAAGGAAtccttcaaggaatatgctcaaagatggagggagcTGGCTTCACAAGTTGAACCACCTTTGGCTGAGAAGGAATTGGCTGAACTGTTTATCGACACGGTCCAACCCCAATTCtatgagaagatggttggaagtgCTTCCCTGGGATTCTCGGAGCTTGTGGCTATAGGAGCTCGCGTTGAATATGGTGTAAGGAATGGCAAACTAGCGGCTGTAGTTGGAACTTCAAATGCCAATCAAAAGAAGTTCTCTGGAGGGTTTCCCAGAAAAAAGGAAGGGGAAACAAATGTTGTGACTGCTGGTCAAGGAAGAGCTCCTCCAAGAAGGAGACCACAACAATAG